Proteins encoded within one genomic window of Ranitomeya variabilis isolate aRanVar5 chromosome 4, aRanVar5.hap1, whole genome shotgun sequence:
- the LOC143766112 gene encoding E3 ubiquitin/ISG15 ligase TRIM25-like encodes MACAEFGDKLLCSICLNIHEDPVPLRCGHIFCRKCIEMKLENLEGSEDFTCPSCKAVLEENPTLPRNVTPSNTAEGFLSTQSEQVGAGLFCTYCIHATIPAVKSCLHCEASLCDSHLKVHSKSEEHLLTSPIVFKESKRCPIHDKVLQYYCPKDATCICLLCRLAGDHIGHPVEQLNEATKKKKNKVRNLRKKMIQRKEKMEEKLQSLKEQQNDSNATTTGEMEKVTALFRSIRSMLDNLETKVLTHLSRQDGHVSLISDLIREMETKKDEIHSKISHLEELCNMTNPWSILQEPLSSQGDLFVAQGEATLVESKALHAADSLDAVVISEMLYKGFTDIITYAKKNIFTHEETDLLLDTRRAGINVDISDDLKMASWSQIKQVRPGPQKHLQRCQVLSRSLFSSGRHFWDVETSKSGTWSLGVCYVSMPKSGDMAEIGSNNKSWCLSKYHNSNQYSVAHNDREVLIEQKNPNNQFRLYLDYEAGQLSFYELNDPIRLLHVVTTKFKEPLHAAFYVCNGWVRIA; translated from the coding sequence ATGGCGTGCGCAGAATTTGGAGACAAGCTtctctgttcaatttgtctgaacaTTCATGAAGATCCTGTGCCGCTGAGATGTGGACATATCTTTTGTCGTAAGTGCATAGAGATGAAACTGGAAAACCTTGAGGGTTCTGAAGATTTTACCTGTCCTAGCTGCAAAGCAGTGTTGGAGGAGAATCCTACCCTGCCCCGAAATGTGACTCCATCTAACACTGCAGAGGGATTCTTGTCTACCCAGTCAGAGCAGGTGGGTGCTGGATTGTTCTGTACTTACTGTATTCACGCCACAATACCTGCTGTGAAGTCCTGTCTGCACTGTGAAGCTTCATTGTGTGACAGTCACTTGAAAGTCCACAGCAAGTCAGAGGAACACCTCTTAACCAGTCCCATCGTGTTCAAGGAGAGCAAAAGATGCCCCATCCATGATAAGGTCCTTCAATACTACTGCCCTAAGGATGCCACCTGTATCTGTCTCCTCTGTCGTCTAGCTGGAGATCATATTGGACATCCAGTGGAGCAACTAAATGAGGCcaccaagaagaaaaagaataAAGTGCGAAATCTTCGGAAAAAAATGATCCAAAGGAAAGAAAAAATGGAGGAAAAGCTTCAAAGCTTAAAGGAACAGCAAAATGACTCAAACGCGACAACAACAGGAGAAATGGAAAAAGTCACTGCCTTGTTCAGAAGCATCAGAAGCATGCTGGACAACCTGGAGACAAAAGTCTTGACTCATCTCTCCAGACAGGACGGTCATGTTTCACTCATTTCTGACCTAATTCGTGAAATGGAAACAAAAAAGGATGAAATACACAGCAAGATAAGCCACCTTGAAGAACTGTGTAATATGACTAATCCATGGTCAATTTTGCAAGAACCTCTGTCGAGCCAAGGGGACCTTTTTGTTGCCCAAGGGGAAGCCACATTGGTGGAGAGTAAAGCTCTCCATGCTGCGGATAGTCTGGATGCAGTTGTGATTTCAGAGATGTTGTACAAAGGGTTTACTGATATAATAACGTATGCCAAGAAGAACATTTTTACTCATGAAGAAACCGACTTACTACTGGACACAAGAAGAGCTGGGATCAACGTGGATATCTCAGATGATTTAAAAATGGCCTCATGGTCACAAATAAAACAGGTACGACCAGGACCGCAGAAGCATTTACAACGTTGTCAGGTCTTAAGCAGAAGCCTGTTTTCATCAGGACGACATTTCTGGGACGTGGAAACCAGTAAATCGGGGACATGGAGTTTAGGTGTTTGCTACGTCAGCATGCCCaagtcaggagatatggccgaaatAGGTAGCAACAACAAGTCCTGGTGTCTGTCAAAGTACCACAATAGTAACCAGTATTCAGTGGCGCACAATGACAGGGAAGTCCTGATCGAGCAAAAAAATCCAAATAACCAATTTCGACTGTATCTGGATTACGAGGCTGGACAACTATCATTCTACGAACTAAATGACCCCATCAGACTCTTACATGTTGTCACCACCAAATTCAAGGAGCCGCTTCATGCTGCCTTCTATGTCTG